One Bacillus sp. (in: firmicutes) DNA window includes the following coding sequences:
- a CDS encoding alpha/beta-type small acid-soluble spore protein has product MANNNSNNSNQLLVPGVAQALDQMKIEIAQEFGVNLGADTTSRANGSVGGEITKRLVSMAQQQMSGTHGQF; this is encoded by the coding sequence ATGGCAAATAACAATAGTAATAACAGTAACCAATTATTAGTTCCTGGTGTTGCCCAAGCACTTGATCAAATGAAAATTGAAATCGCTCAAGAATTCGGTGTTAATCTTGGTGCTGACACTACTTCTCGCGCTAACGGATCTGTTGGTGGAGAAATTACGAAGCGCCTAGTATCAATGGCACAACAACAAATGTCTGGAACACACGGTCAATTTTAA
- a CDS encoding metal-sensitive transcriptional regulator, which yields MEYPQDMKNRLKRIEGQVRGILRMMEEDKECREVITQLSAVRSAVDRTIGYVVAKNLEHCIRAQAEKGESAEDVINEAVQMIVKSR from the coding sequence ATGGAATATCCTCAAGATATGAAAAACCGCTTAAAACGTATTGAAGGACAAGTTCGTGGAATTCTAAGGATGATGGAAGAAGATAAGGAATGCAGGGAAGTAATAACGCAGTTATCAGCAGTCCGTTCTGCTGTTGACCGGACAATTGGTTATGTTGTTGCCAAAAATTTAGAGCATTGTATCCGAGCCCAAGCGGAAAAAGGGGAAAGTGCGGAAGATGTTATCAATGAAGCTGTACAAATGATTGTGAAAAGTAGATAG
- a CDS encoding YheC/YheD family protein, whose product MELFSLKKHSNSSKEYVWVPESLYTPFNHFKTISLGTEICNCEIKRSKEPQTIYITESLWKQLGIPYESKIHVIANDGVLHLGPLIGIFTAGFTGTTIRPIGDRSLFFAKLLSTEKTVGAFTFVFGANHINWETGRIKGFFHSMDGWKQIEVPFPNVVYDRLPNRKTENHSILKNIKNKLQNEYLIPWFNPGFFNKWEIHEIFSAHPEVTLYLPETIAIPTLNSIRELLDKYHNIYIKPMNGSLGLGIHQIIKAADSDGEALYCRFRKNDKNHLRKFKSLESLLQTQFNNENLKGYIAQQGIALIKVDNKPFDFRIHTNKDDAGVWKMSAIAAKVAGVGSVTTHLGSGGIVKTIEEIKKLVPIPADGAEKLEQAVLTMSEILEKEINGTLGEIGFDLGIDKNGQIWVFEANSKPGRSIFKHPKLKEYDQLSRALPMSFAIYLTKRAILEPEVLFHEKE is encoded by the coding sequence ATGGAATTATTCTCCTTAAAAAAGCATTCCAATTCATCAAAAGAATATGTGTGGGTCCCAGAATCTTTATACACTCCATTTAACCATTTTAAAACTATTTCTTTAGGCACGGAAATTTGCAATTGCGAAATAAAGCGCTCCAAGGAGCCACAAACGATTTATATTACAGAATCACTTTGGAAACAGCTCGGAATTCCTTACGAAAGTAAAATTCATGTGATTGCCAATGATGGTGTTCTTCATCTCGGTCCACTAATTGGCATTTTTACAGCTGGTTTTACCGGCACCACGATAAGACCTATCGGTGATCGATCACTATTTTTTGCTAAATTACTCTCAACAGAAAAAACGGTCGGTGCTTTTACATTCGTCTTCGGGGCCAACCATATTAATTGGGAAACAGGTAGAATTAAGGGCTTTTTCCATAGTATGGACGGCTGGAAGCAAATTGAAGTCCCTTTTCCAAACGTTGTCTACGACCGCTTACCGAACCGTAAAACTGAAAATCACAGTATTTTAAAAAATATAAAAAATAAATTGCAAAACGAATATTTAATTCCTTGGTTTAATCCCGGCTTTTTCAATAAATGGGAAATACATGAGATTTTTAGCGCCCATCCTGAAGTTACTCTTTATTTACCTGAAACAATCGCGATTCCAACTTTAAACTCTATTCGCGAGCTTCTTGACAAATATCACAACATTTATATTAAACCGATGAATGGTAGCCTTGGCTTAGGCATTCACCAAATCATTAAAGCAGCTGACAGCGATGGAGAGGCTTTGTATTGTCGCTTTCGCAAGAATGATAAAAATCACTTACGAAAGTTTAAGTCTTTGGAATCACTCTTACAAACACAGTTCAACAACGAAAACCTTAAAGGGTATATTGCCCAACAAGGGATTGCCCTTATTAAAGTTGATAATAAACCGTTCGATTTCCGAATTCATACGAATAAAGATGATGCTGGTGTTTGGAAAATGAGCGCCATTGCCGCTAAAGTTGCTGGTGTTGGCAGTGTTACAACTCATTTAGGAAGCGGAGGGATTGTAAAAACAATTGAAGAAATTAAAAAATTAGTTCCGATTCCCGCTGATGGGGCTGAAAAGTTGGAGCAAGCTGTCTTAACGATGAGTGAAATATTAGAAAAAGAAATTAACGGAACTCTTGGCGAGATTGGTTTTGATTTAGGTATTGATAAGAATGGGCAAATTTGGGTTTTTGAAGCGAATTCTAAACCAGGCCGTTCTATTTTTAAGCACCCTAAATTAAAGGAATATGATCAATTATCAAGGGCACTGCCAATGTCATTTGCGATTTATTTAACAAAAAGGGCTATTTTAGAGCCTGAGGTGCTTTTCCATGAAAAAGAATAA
- a CDS encoding YheC/YheD family protein produces the protein MLSFGFLTLNKKTEQGYFIEIAKRAASQGMEVFCFSPGDIDPNTEYVHGTKFNPTTNAWDRAVFPIPTFIYDRCFYSSEEIIKKYSPIVNWLKNRKDLFFIGHGLPNKWKLYNTLSSHSLLKYYIPITRKVENSEDIFKALNKHKKILLKPENGSQGRGIILLMMKGKQIELQTHRNKNLIHKVFSKKERLSHWLKQLVRSHSYLVQEYLPLLDEEMRPFDIRILLQKKKDNDWHELGRGIRKGQKGHCISNLHGGGTAYSFEEWLQSKSFDKAQRELLLDDLNTITTHLPTALEASFERPLFELGIDIGFAKDGSTWILDTNSKPGHKTILQTNPGIEEFLYSAPIDYCKQIALQRKELI, from the coding sequence ATGCTATCCTTTGGATTTTTAACATTAAACAAAAAAACGGAGCAAGGTTATTTTATAGAAATCGCAAAAAGAGCAGCGTCACAGGGAATGGAAGTTTTTTGTTTCTCTCCTGGTGACATTGACCCAAATACAGAATATGTTCATGGTACTAAATTTAATCCAACAACAAACGCTTGGGATAGAGCCGTTTTTCCCATTCCTACGTTTATATATGACCGTTGCTTTTATTCATCGGAAGAGATAATAAAAAAATACTCACCAATTGTAAATTGGTTAAAAAATAGAAAGGATCTTTTTTTTATCGGTCATGGCTTGCCAAACAAATGGAAACTTTACAATACTCTTTCTTCACATTCTTTGCTTAAATATTATATCCCCATCACAAGAAAAGTGGAAAATTCTGAGGATATTTTTAAGGCATTAAATAAACATAAAAAAATTTTGCTGAAACCAGAAAATGGCTCACAAGGCCGAGGCATTATCTTGCTTATGATGAAAGGAAAGCAAATTGAGCTGCAAACCCATCGAAATAAAAATTTAATCCATAAAGTATTTTCAAAAAAGGAGCGGCTTAGCCATTGGTTAAAACAGCTAGTAAGAAGCCATTCGTATTTAGTCCAAGAATATTTACCGCTTTTAGATGAAGAAATGAGACCATTTGATATTCGCATTTTACTGCAAAAAAAGAAAGACAATGATTGGCATGAGCTTGGACGCGGCATTCGCAAAGGCCAAAAAGGACATTGTATTTCAAATCTTCACGGCGGCGGTACAGCCTATTCATTCGAAGAATGGCTACAATCAAAGTCGTTCGACAAAGCTCAACGAGAGCTGCTTCTTGATGATTTAAATACAATTACAACCCATCTTCCCACTGCGCTTGAAGCAAGCTTCGAGCGGCCTTTATTTGAACTGGGAATCGATATTGGTTTTGCTAAAGATGGATCAACTTGGATTCTTGACACAAATTCCAAGCCAGGGCATAAAACAATTTTGCAAACAAATCCTGGAATTGAAGAATTTCTCTATAGCGCCCCTATTGATTATTGTAAACAAATTGCACTTCAAAGGAAGGAGCTGATTTAA
- a CDS encoding YheC/YheD family protein, whose translation MKNIFKVQILPKDQKEAESSSTIIISSELQKQTNTTNGQKITLKTGKRVVDCIIHVANAIENSSIYCPVSILDDLLLPKDPFNIQIKIDPTEGIWEIGPFVGIVTDYIHHQTFGTIHTFIEELQKYGSELHIFVYVFHYDSFQNDSVNGFMYSTANKNWIKEKLPIPHVVHNRIHSRLKERSEKAQAFFQELNKTNIPYFNERFLNKWHVYEVLSSYEHLLPYLPETKLVNGRKTIEEMMNKHILLFLKPVHGSLGKNIFKIETEEESIFLDYSTFSSEIAKQYSSIPLLYDAVKHRLQKQRYIIQQGLELLLYEEERPLDFRLLCHRKSDTEWIVTSIVARVSSKNEFVSNIARGGELFKINKALNNHFDKKTIIQIERLLKEIAIEASSIIDQNAEGIYGELGVDLAVDQDGKPWIIEVNTKPSKNQDPEGFSPKIRPSAKAILNYCFHLSSWKK comes from the coding sequence ATGAAAAATATTTTTAAAGTTCAGATTCTCCCGAAAGACCAAAAAGAAGCAGAATCATCTTCTACTATTATAATTAGTTCTGAATTACAGAAGCAAACAAATACGACGAACGGTCAAAAAATAACGCTAAAAACGGGAAAACGTGTTGTAGATTGTATAATCCATGTTGCAAATGCAATAGAAAATTCCAGTATTTATTGTCCTGTCTCCATACTTGATGACCTCCTTCTCCCGAAAGACCCATTTAACATCCAAATAAAGATTGACCCTACTGAAGGTATATGGGAAATCGGACCTTTTGTTGGAATCGTTACGGATTATATTCATCATCAAACTTTCGGCACGATTCATACGTTTATTGAGGAATTGCAAAAGTATGGAAGTGAACTGCATATTTTTGTTTACGTCTTTCACTATGATAGCTTTCAAAACGATAGTGTAAACGGATTTATGTATAGCACGGCCAATAAAAACTGGATAAAAGAAAAATTACCTATCCCTCATGTTGTCCATAATCGCATCCATTCCCGCTTAAAGGAACGCTCAGAAAAAGCTCAAGCTTTTTTTCAGGAATTGAATAAGACCAATATTCCTTATTTCAATGAGCGCTTTTTAAATAAGTGGCATGTGTATGAAGTTCTTTCTAGCTATGAGCATTTATTACCGTATTTACCTGAAACAAAACTAGTAAATGGCAGAAAAACAATCGAAGAAATGATGAACAAACATATTCTTTTATTCTTGAAACCCGTTCATGGCAGCCTTGGAAAAAATATTTTTAAAATAGAGACAGAGGAAGAAAGTATTTTCTTAGATTATTCAACTTTTTCTAGTGAAATTGCAAAACAATATTCATCGATTCCCCTTTTATATGATGCAGTCAAACATCGCTTGCAAAAACAGCGGTACATTATTCAGCAAGGCCTAGAGCTTTTATTGTACGAGGAGGAACGACCCCTTGATTTTCGGCTCCTTTGCCACCGCAAAAGTGATACGGAATGGATAGTCACTTCGATTGTCGCGCGAGTTTCCTCTAAAAATGAATTTGTTTCAAATATTGCGAGAGGAGGAGAGCTCTTTAAAATTAATAAAGCACTAAACAATCATTTTGACAAAAAAACGATTATCCAAATTGAACGATTGCTGAAAGAGATTGCCATTGAAGCTTCTAGTATTATAGACCAGAACGCGGAAGGTATTTATGGTGAGCTTGGAGTAGACCTTGCTGTTGATCAAGATGGAAAGCCTTGGATTATCGAGGTCAATACAAAGCCTTCAAAAAATCAAGACCCCGAAGGCTTTTCTCCAAAAATAAGGCCTTCCGCTAAAGCAATACTGAATTACTGTTTTCATCTTTCGAGTTGGAAAAAATAA
- a CDS encoding DUF445 domain-containing protein, whose protein sequence is MNFVGMLLFMAIIGAVIGGVTNHLAIKMLFRPLKPIYIWGKRLPFTPGLIPKRRQDLAVQLGRTVVDHLLTAEGIRNKFKEPQFLNDLEAWAQTEVSRALESKKTLSEWLEDVGVSGVEERLAEKLNAFIEVKYEELVGQAREKTLSEALPEGLLVKIDSKIPEFSAYILNKGIAYFESNEGRTRLSMMVQDFLENLGSLGNMVQMFISNDTIVNSVQPELIKFLSHKGTENMLTQLLDQEWDKVKGWKVDMLEEKVGRDQFLEFLKRNLNEQIPYKKWLHSSVEQVTALYKKMILEIWVPKVVKAAGDFVDNRIEEVMKRLHLAEIVRKQVEAFPVERLEVIVLSISKREFKMITYLGALLGGLIGIVQGLIVYFVG, encoded by the coding sequence ATGAATTTTGTAGGAATGCTTTTGTTTATGGCGATAATCGGAGCGGTCATCGGAGGTGTGACGAACCATCTTGCTATTAAAATGCTGTTTAGGCCGCTTAAACCTATTTATATATGGGGTAAACGCTTGCCGTTTACCCCGGGACTTATTCCGAAACGGCGTCAGGATTTAGCTGTTCAGCTTGGGCGCACGGTCGTTGATCACTTGTTAACTGCCGAAGGGATTCGCAATAAATTTAAAGAGCCACAATTTTTAAATGACTTGGAAGCATGGGCGCAAACAGAGGTTTCAAGAGCTTTGGAAAGTAAAAAAACGCTGTCTGAGTGGTTGGAGGATGTTGGTGTAAGTGGGGTGGAAGAAAGATTAGCGGAAAAATTAAATGCGTTTATTGAAGTGAAATATGAAGAACTAGTCGGGCAAGCTAGGGAAAAAACATTAAGTGAAGCGTTGCCGGAAGGGTTGCTTGTAAAGATTGATTCGAAAATCCCTGAGTTTTCTGCTTACATTTTAAACAAAGGAATTGCTTACTTTGAAAGTAACGAGGGCAGGACCCGCTTAAGCATGATGGTTCAAGATTTCCTCGAAAACCTCGGCTCTTTAGGCAATATGGTACAAATGTTCATTAGCAATGATACGATTGTAAATTCTGTGCAGCCTGAGCTTATTAAATTTCTTAGCCATAAAGGGACAGAAAATATGTTGACACAATTATTGGACCAAGAATGGGATAAGGTGAAAGGCTGGAAGGTTGACATGCTGGAAGAAAAAGTGGGCCGTGATCAGTTTTTGGAATTTTTGAAGAGAAATCTTAATGAACAAATTCCTTATAAAAAATGGCTTCATTCTTCTGTCGAACAAGTAACAGCTTTGTATAAGAAAATGATTCTAGAAATATGGGTGCCGAAAGTTGTTAAAGCAGCCGGTGATTTTGTAGATAATCGCATCGAAGAAGTAATGAAAAGGCTCCATCTCGCTGAAATTGTTCGTAAACAGGTAGAAGCTTTCCCGGTTGAGCGTCTAGAAGTCATCGTTCTTTCAATTTCAAAAAGAGAATTTAAAATGATTACTTATTTAGGCGCTTTGCTTGGCGGATTAATTGGAATTGTGCAAGGATTAATCGTATATTTTGTTGGTTAG